Part of the Anaerolineales bacterium genome is shown below.
GCTGCAGGGTCTCCCGCAGCAAGAATGCGAGAGCAGGGCAAAGGCCATGATCGATCTCGTCGGGTTGAAGGGATTTGAAGAATCCCTCCCGCGCGATCTTTCCGGCGGTATGGCGCAGCGCGTCGCCATCGCCCGGGCGATGGTCCATCAGCCGGACATTCTGCTTCTGGATGAACCTTTTGGTTCTCTGGATGCGCTCACGCGTGAACGGATGGAAACGGAGCTGATGCGCATCTGGTCGGCGCGCACCGTGACCATCATGATGGTGACGCATTCGATCTCCGAAGCGGTGCTCATGGCCGATCGGGTGCTCGTGTTGAGCGACCGGCCGGCGATGCTGCGTATGGATTTGACCATCCCTCTGGCGCGGCCGAGGCATTTGGAGATGGCGCATACACCTGCGTTTGGGGAGTTGGTGGCGCAGGTGCGCGGGGCCATCGAGGGTGAGGTATCGGATTGACCCGGTTCCTCAATTCTCTTGAATAGACGTGCATGTAGAAAAAGAGCGATCCGCGGATCGCTCTTTGTTTTTGTGTGCCCCGATTCGGAAATGGATATCGCCTCAAACCGATGCGTCGACGATCTGCTTATTCCTCTTTGGCGAGCGCTTTCTCTTTCTTTGGCCGGAAATGGCGGTACAGTTTTCTCAGCGGCCAGAGGATGATCGCGATCACGACGGCGATGGGAAGGACGTACAGCACGAGAACGATCAACACGTCGCCGAGAAACTGCAGCGTGTTGAGCAGCGCTTCGATCGCCGACTTGGCGGTTCCCACAGGGCGCCAGTTGCCGATTTGAAGCGGTCGTTCGGCGACATCCGGTTGCAGCTCGACCGAAATCATCGAGAGTCTGGCCGAGTTTTCCAGATATTGGATGCGCCCCTTGATGACCTCGATTTCGGCCTGCTTCTGTTCCAGTTGCGAGAATACACTCAAGGCATCTTCGGTATCTCTGGCTTCCTCGAGAAAACCCAGTAATTGTTGTTCGACCGCTTCCAAGTGCCGCAGCCGTGATTGTAAATCGGTGTATTCCTCCGTGACGTCCTGACCGGAAACCGTCTCGTTGCGGACCTCGATGGCGCCGGCTTTAATCGTTTCGAGCGCTTCATCCAGGCGCTCTACCGGTACGCGGATGGTTATCGATGCGCGTTCGCCTTCGACGCCGCTGTCGAAGGTCGTCTGGTACACGTTCATGTTGACAACGAATCCGCCCATCTCTTCGGCCATCGCGGCAATCTGATTGCTGGATTCGGTTGGATCGTTGACGACCAGAGAGAGATTGGCGTTGCGGATGACGATGCGTTCGTTGAGTGAGGTTTCCGTGGAATTGTCCATAGAATAAACGGGTGCATCCCTGGGGGCCGCGTAGCCGGATTCCGCGGGTTCATAATCATAGCTTTCACCGGCCACGTCGTAAGATACAGATACACCCTGGCCGCCTTCTAACATGGTTGGCGCGGAACGCATCGCCGCACCGCAGGCCGTGACCAGGAATCCGAAAATAATGAGCAAAGTGAGGATATTGGCTTTCTTCATGGCGAATGTCTCCTATGTGAATGAAGGATCATGTTCGCTGAAAGGACGTTTTCTTGCGGAAGAATGTTCCCCGTTACCAACCGGAATTCAGGCGCTGCGCTTGCCGTTCCGGCAAGCCGGCTTCGAGGATTCGAGTCTGCACCCGAGCGATGTCGTAGGCGATCCGGCGCATTTCCCAGGTGTTGGCCTCGGTGTCGAGAATGGCGTAGGAAGCGCGCGGATCTCGATCGCGCGGCTGCCCGACGGAGCCGGGGTTGAGAATCATCTTTGGTGAGAGGGCCATCTCCCCTTCCCATTTAATACGCCTCGTCTTGGAGAATGTATCGCCTGGCGGGCGATGATAGATCACAGGAAGATGGGTGTGGCCGATGAGCGCATAATCCGTTTTAAGTGCGTCGAAACTTCGATCTGCTGTGTGTTGATCCAGCACGTATTCCCAGATGGGTTGATTGGGGCTGCCATGGACCAGCGTGAAGTTCTGGGTGGTGATCTTGCTGGGAAGCGAGCGCAAATATTCGATGTTCTCGTCCGAGAGCTTTTGACGCGTCCAGGCCGCAATCGCGCCCGCTTCACGATTGAAACGGGAAAGGGGAATCATGCCGATAGCGGCCTGGTCGTGATTGCCGATGAGACAGAGCAAATTCGGAAGTGAGTGGACGAGTTCGACACATTCGTTGGGATCGGGACCGTAACCGACAAGATCGCCGAGGCACCAGACGGCTTCGTACGCTTCCGCAACATCGAGAACCGCTTCGAGCGCGCTGAGATTTGCATGGATATCCGAGATGACGAGTACGCGCATGAACAGATAGTAGCACGGAGATGCGGGTAAGGAAAGGGGGTAAATAGATGTAGACCGGGCGTCTGGTGACGCTGAGAAACGCGCCCGAACAGCAAACCGCCTTGCCCATTTTCCCAGGCTGCAATCGACCGCACGTGAGTGGAAGAATCGCCCCTCACACCGCATCAGTAGGCGTGCTTGTTATGACCATCTGGCTGACGTATAATGCCTCGCGATCGATGCCTATTCTTGATGAACGAACCCTCGAATTTCTCAGCCACAGTCCCGATCAGACTCGGCGATTGGGCGTGCGGCTTGGCGAACTGATCCAATCCGGGGATTTGCTTTGTCTATCGGGCGATCTCGGTTCTGGAAAAACGACCCTGGCGCAGGGGATCGCGCGCGGCTGGGGCTCGTTGGACCCGGTCACCAGCCCGACGTTTA
Proteins encoded:
- a CDS encoding ABC transporter ATP-binding protein, which produces MRDSILTAHDLSMTFPNGNGGLCTLQHVQFEVRRQEFVCVVGPSGCGKTTLLRLLAGLLLPTGGEVIFEGERLSRPRRRIGFVFQDANLMPWRSVLSNIFLPLELQGLPQQECESRAKAMIDLVGLKGFEESLPRDLSGGMAQRVAIARAMVHQPDILLLDEPFGSLDALTRERMETELMRIWSARTVTIMMVTHSISEAVLMADRVLVLSDRPAMLRMDLTIPLARPRHLEMAHTPAFGELVAQVRGAIEGEVSD
- a CDS encoding DUF4349 domain-containing protein; translated protein: MKKANILTLLIIFGFLVTACGAAMRSAPTMLEGGQGVSVSYDVAGESYDYEPAESGYAAPRDAPVYSMDNSTETSLNERIVIRNANLSLVVNDPTESSNQIAAMAEEMGGFVVNMNVYQTTFDSGVEGERASITIRVPVERLDEALETIKAGAIEVRNETVSGQDVTEEYTDLQSRLRHLEAVEQQLLGFLEEARDTEDALSVFSQLEQKQAEIEVIKGRIQYLENSARLSMISVELQPDVAERPLQIGNWRPVGTAKSAIEALLNTLQFLGDVLIVLVLYVLPIAVVIAIILWPLRKLYRHFRPKKEKALAKEE
- a CDS encoding metallophosphoesterase family protein; this encodes MRVLVISDIHANLSALEAVLDVAEAYEAVWCLGDLVGYGPDPNECVELVHSLPNLLCLIGNHDQAAIGMIPLSRFNREAGAIAAWTRQKLSDENIEYLRSLPSKITTQNFTLVHGSPNQPIWEYVLDQHTADRSFDALKTDYALIGHTHLPVIYHRPPGDTFSKTRRIKWEGEMALSPKMILNPGSVGQPRDRDPRASYAILDTEANTWEMRRIAYDIARVQTRILEAGLPERQAQRLNSGW